A window of Pyrobaculum aerophilum str. IM2 contains these coding sequences:
- a CDS encoding EamA family transporter, whose translation MGVFGTVIPYRLFSSAVTKIEGARASVIASVEPVLAALWGFLFFKEIPGLLTLTAYALISTAAVVVARK comes from the coding sequence ATGGGGGTTTTCGGCACTGTAATACCCTACCGCCTCTTCTCCTCCGCTGTAACTAAAATAGAGGGGGCGAGGGCCTCTGTAATAGCCTCTGTAGAGCCCGTGCTGGCAGCCCTCTGGGGGTTTCTGTTTTTTAAAGAGATCCCGGGGCTTTTGACGTTGACGGCCTATGCGCTGATTTCAACAGCCGCCGTAGTCGTGGCGAGGAAATAA